Proteins encoded in a region of the Devosia sp. RR2S18 genome:
- a CDS encoding DUF6460 domain-containing protein, with protein MSENYPVRDERRSGIERLIGGRPGAVAVRLVLLSLVVGFLMTLFGVDVQDLVSGAIELVETAIRDGFGAFGSVGGYILTGAAVVLPIWLLMRLLKAR; from the coding sequence ATGAGCGAGAACTACCCCGTCCGTGACGAACGCCGCAGTGGTATCGAGCGGCTGATCGGCGGCAGGCCGGGCGCCGTTGCCGTGCGGCTAGTTCTGCTGTCGCTCGTCGTCGGCTTCCTCATGACCCTCTTCGGCGTCGATGTGCAGGATCTCGTGTCCGGCGCAATCGAGTTGGTAGAGACCGCCATTCGCGACGGCTTTGGCGCTTTTGGCAGCGTTGGCGGCTATATCCTCACCGGCGCAGCGGTGGTGCTGCCCATCTGGCTTCTCATGCGCCTGCTCAAGGCGCGTTGA
- a CDS encoding nucleoside/nucleotide kinase family protein: MPERLRLTPQAAQARLVPHIQQMESEAQGQRIAIGLAGGPGVGKSTMGVALLNMLNALHPGSAALVPMDGFHMRHAKLEELGQTDRKGAPHTFEGAAFVSFLHHLKHAREHVSGPGYSRKIEDVVDDAFTVPPEVRVLIIEGNYLLLTDPPWAGVRSLLDYAVFLDVPRDLVRARLLKRHAEEGLFTEERNRAHIERNDLPNYDLVVQSQDRADVIIELDVAN, encoded by the coding sequence ATGCCGGAGCGGCTGAGGCTCACCCCACAGGCAGCGCAGGCGCGGCTCGTTCCGCATATCCAGCAGATGGAGAGCGAGGCGCAGGGGCAGCGTATCGCTATTGGGCTTGCCGGCGGTCCTGGCGTCGGCAAGTCGACGATGGGCGTCGCCCTTCTCAACATGCTCAACGCCCTTCATCCGGGCAGCGCTGCGCTGGTGCCGATGGACGGCTTTCACATGCGGCACGCCAAGCTCGAAGAGCTGGGCCAGACGGACCGCAAGGGCGCCCCGCACACTTTCGAGGGTGCCGCCTTTGTCAGCTTCCTCCACCACCTCAAGCACGCACGCGAACATGTCAGCGGCCCCGGCTATTCCCGCAAAATCGAAGATGTGGTGGACGATGCCTTTACCGTCCCGCCCGAAGTGCGAGTGCTGATCATCGAGGGCAACTACCTCCTCCTAACCGACCCACCATGGGCCGGCGTGCGGTCGCTGCTCGACTATGCCGTCTTCCTTGATGTACCGCGCGACCTCGTTCGTGCCCGCTTGCTCAAGCGGCACGCCGAAGAGGGGCTCTTCACCGAAGAGCGCAACCGCGCCCATATCGAGCGCAACGACCTGCCCAATTATGATCTCGTGGTGCAGTCGCAGGACCGCGCGGACGTCATCATCGAACTGGATGTTGCCAACTAG
- a CDS encoding MATE family efflux transporter: protein MTALSARPQYPFDVRRADVWRIALPASIAFITEPLVGLVDIVVIGRLGDAGLLGGLVLGALVFDIIFSLAYFLRIGTAGLVAQAIGSRDPREGLLHVSRAILLGVGIGVLMIALAAPILWLSTALLAPEAGASAALADYFNWRIWSAPFSLINYALLGWFYGRAAAKTGMALQILLHGIDITLSIWFVHGLGWGVPGAAIATVVGQIVAASLGIALLLRHYGGFGAVLRRIEPGELRDAVAVKRMFGLSRDLMIRSAALMGAYAWFAAQGSRMGEVALSANAILLNLLMVAGYFMDGIAQAAEQLTGKAVGANWRPAYERAYGLSMQLGLLLAVGLGLLWYLSGPWVIGFMTTNKAVRDYALAYLPIAVLCALTFMPAFIYDGILIGSTLNTTMRNGMVVSLVVFLVAALTLQPAFGNWGLWGAMHAWFLARGAIYWWALERRKAGLFAPAH from the coding sequence ATGACCGCCCTGTCTGCCCGCCCGCAATATCCGTTTGACGTTCGCCGCGCCGATGTGTGGCGCATCGCCCTTCCCGCCTCTATCGCCTTTATAACCGAGCCTTTGGTGGGGCTGGTCGATATTGTGGTCATTGGCCGGTTGGGGGATGCGGGACTATTGGGCGGCCTAGTGCTGGGCGCGCTGGTCTTCGACATCATCTTTTCGCTCGCCTACTTCCTCCGCATCGGAACGGCGGGGCTCGTGGCCCAGGCCATCGGTTCGCGTGACCCGCGCGAAGGCCTCCTCCATGTCAGCCGCGCCATTCTCCTCGGCGTCGGCATCGGCGTGCTGATGATCGCGCTCGCGGCGCCCATCCTCTGGCTTTCCACCGCGCTCCTTGCGCCCGAAGCCGGGGCTAGCGCGGCTCTGGCGGACTATTTTAATTGGCGCATCTGGTCGGCGCCCTTCTCGCTCATCAACTATGCCCTGCTTGGCTGGTTCTATGGGCGCGCCGCGGCCAAGACCGGCATGGCGCTCCAAATCCTGCTCCACGGCATCGACATCACACTTTCCATCTGGTTCGTGCATGGCCTGGGCTGGGGCGTGCCCGGCGCCGCCATCGCCACGGTGGTTGGCCAAATTGTTGCCGCCTCGCTCGGCATTGCGCTGCTGCTGCGCCATTATGGCGGGTTCGGGGCCGTGTTGCGGCGGATCGAGCCCGGCGAGTTGCGCGACGCGGTCGCCGTCAAACGCATGTTTGGGCTCAGCCGCGATTTGATGATCCGCTCCGCGGCCCTCATGGGGGCCTATGCCTGGTTTGCCGCGCAGGGCTCGCGCATGGGCGAGGTGGCACTATCGGCCAACGCCATCCTCCTCAATCTCCTGATGGTGGCCGGCTATTTCATGGATGGGATCGCCCAAGCGGCCGAGCAACTGACGGGCAAGGCGGTCGGCGCCAATTGGCGCCCCGCCTATGAACGCGCCTACGGGCTTTCCATGCAACTGGGCCTGCTGCTCGCCGTGGGGCTGGGGCTGTTGTGGTATCTGAGCGGGCCTTGGGTCATTGGCTTCATGACGACCAACAAAGCGGTGCGCGACTATGCCCTCGCCTATCTGCCTATAGCCGTTCTCTGCGCGCTCACCTTCATGCCGGCCTTTATCTATGACGGCATCCTGATCGGCAGCACGCTCAACACCACCATGCGCAATGGTATGGTGGTTTCGCTCGTCGTGTTTCTGGTGGCCGCACTCACATTGCAACCGGCCTTTGGCAATTGGGGCCTCTGGGGTGCGATGCACGCCTGGTTCCTGGCCCGCGGCGCGATCTACTGGTGGGCGCTGGAGCGGCGGAAGGCGGGGCTCTTCGCCCCAGCCCATTAG
- a CDS encoding quinone-dependent dihydroorotate dehydrogenase has product MPGVSGLTQQTLLKMDPETAHGATITALKLGLAPEQEHADGPELRTTLCGLDLKNPVGMAAGFDKNAEVPRPLALMGFGMVEIGTVTPRPQSGNPKPRLFRIGASEGVINRMGFNNEGHEAAFARLKGLRVPAALGVNIGANKDTEDFVADYVAGVRRFADLADYLTVNVSSPNTPGLRNLQADEALKRLLGEVLSARAKAMTRVPVLLKIAPDLDEAALDAIARVVLETDLDGLIVSNTTINRDMVAGQENASETGGLSGKPLFMLSTQRLAQMRQRVGDLPIIGVGGIHSPQTALAKFEAGANAVQLYSALVFGGLDLLAGIKRGLVAAVRAQGQTNVSQVVGRRTEEWAAGRGTL; this is encoded by the coding sequence ATGCCGGGGGTCTCCGGCCTGACGCAGCAGACGCTGCTCAAGATGGATCCCGAGACAGCGCATGGTGCAACGATCACCGCGCTGAAGCTGGGCCTGGCGCCAGAGCAAGAGCATGCTGACGGCCCAGAGCTGCGTACGACCCTATGTGGGCTAGACCTCAAGAACCCGGTGGGCATGGCGGCGGGCTTCGACAAGAACGCCGAAGTGCCGCGCCCGTTGGCGCTGATGGGCTTCGGCATGGTCGAGATCGGCACAGTTACGCCGCGCCCGCAATCTGGCAATCCCAAGCCGCGCCTGTTTCGCATCGGCGCGTCCGAAGGGGTCATCAACCGCATGGGGTTCAACAATGAGGGGCATGAGGCGGCTTTTGCGCGGCTTAAAGGGCTGCGCGTGCCTGCGGCCCTAGGCGTCAATATCGGCGCCAACAAGGATACCGAGGACTTCGTCGCCGACTATGTTGCCGGTGTCCGCCGCTTTGCCGATCTCGCCGACTATCTGACCGTCAATGTCTCGTCGCCCAACACGCCGGGCTTGCGCAACCTGCAGGCCGACGAAGCGCTAAAGCGCCTCTTGGGTGAGGTGCTGTCGGCCCGCGCCAAGGCCATGACGCGGGTGCCGGTGCTGCTCAAGATCGCTCCGGATCTCGACGAGGCCGCGCTCGATGCAATCGCTCGCGTCGTGCTCGAGACCGATCTCGACGGGCTCATTGTGTCCAATACAACGATCAACCGCGACATGGTTGCGGGCCAGGAGAATGCGAGCGAAACAGGCGGCCTTTCCGGCAAGCCGCTGTTCATGCTCTCGACGCAGCGCCTGGCGCAGATGCGGCAGCGCGTCGGCGACCTGCCCATCATCGGAGTCGGCGGCATTCACTCGCCGCAAACGGCCCTTGCCAAGTTTGAGGCTGGCGCCAATGCCGTGCAGCTCTATTCGGCTCTGGTCTTTGGTGGGCTCGACCTTTTGGCTGGGATCAAGCGCGGCCTGGTTGCCGCCGTGCGGGCGCAGGGCCAGACCAATGTCAGCCAAGTGGTCGGCAGGAGAACTGAGGAGTGGGCTGCGGGTCGCGGAACGCTCTAA
- a CDS encoding DUF952 domain-containing protein yields the protein MTHPELIYKIATQTAYGPARTSDSFEGMPIDASDGYMHFSTAEQLQETLRLHFKGQADLVLLAVRTNDLSDRLVWEPSRGGQLFPHLYGGPLPTSAIAWEETISVATDGSVSLPEAAR from the coding sequence ATGACGCATCCAGAGCTCATCTACAAGATCGCCACTCAAACCGCCTATGGTCCTGCTCGCACCAGCGACAGTTTCGAGGGCATGCCCATCGACGCATCGGATGGCTATATGCACTTCTCGACCGCCGAGCAGTTGCAGGAAACCCTGCGGCTGCACTTCAAGGGACAAGCCGATCTGGTGCTGCTGGCGGTTCGCACGAATGACCTGAGTGATCGGCTGGTCTGGGAGCCATCACGTGGCGGGCAACTGTTTCCCCATCTTTATGGCGGCCCGCTTCCCACGAGTGCGATCGCGTGGGAGGAGACGATCAGCGTTGCCACTGACGGCAGTGTCAGCCTTCCCGAGGCTGCTCGATGA
- a CDS encoding helix-turn-helix transcriptional regulator, with protein MLSHSAIWDGIDALARRHGHSVSALAKLAGLDATAFNVSKRVSKDGRERWPSTESIAKVLEVTGESFDSFLAGGTFLQTGTRRFLPTVPLLGLAQAGTGGFFDSAGFPAGQGWDEVALPSPGENGIYALEVQGDSMEPLYREGDRIVVSPTEQVRRGDRVVVKTRDGEVMAKILHRQTAKQIELHSLNPAYAPRIIDLVDLEWVARIIWASQ; from the coding sequence ATGCTCTCACATAGCGCCATTTGGGATGGGATCGACGCCCTGGCGCGTCGGCATGGCCACTCCGTTTCGGCGCTGGCCAAGCTGGCCGGTCTCGATGCCACCGCCTTCAACGTTTCCAAGCGCGTCAGCAAGGATGGCCGCGAGCGTTGGCCCTCGACCGAGAGCATCGCCAAGGTGCTCGAAGTTACCGGCGAGAGCTTTGACAGCTTCCTTGCGGGCGGCACGTTTCTGCAAACAGGTACCCGCCGGTTTCTTCCCACCGTGCCACTCCTTGGCCTTGCGCAAGCGGGCACCGGCGGCTTCTTCGACAGCGCTGGTTTTCCCGCCGGTCAGGGCTGGGACGAAGTTGCCCTGCCCTCACCCGGTGAAAACGGCATCTATGCGCTCGAAGTGCAGGGCGACTCCATGGAGCCGCTCTATCGCGAAGGCGACCGGATCGTCGTCTCACCAACCGAGCAGGTGCGGCGCGGTGATCGTGTCGTCGTCAAGACTCGGGACGGCGAGGTAATGGCAAAAATCCTCCACCGCCAAACGGCCAAGCAGATCGAATTGCACTCGCTCAACCCCGCCTATGCGCCCCGCATTATCGACCTCGTCGATCTTGAATGGGTGGCGCGCATTATTTGGGCCAGTCAGTAG
- a CDS encoding lysine--tRNA ligase: MSPAPLPELDPAFFDAAQTARAWPFEEARKLVKRLEKSGKGEALFETGYGPSGLPHIGTFGEVARTTMVRTAFRLLTRDEIPTRLICFSDDLDGMRKIPDTVPSKEAMEPHLQKPLTSVPDPWTNEFTSFGDHNNAMLRRFLDTFGFDYEFASATDYYKSGKFDAVLLRAAERYDDIMKVMLPTLGAERQATYSPFLPISPISGRVLYVPMKEVNAKDGTITFADEDGGDTTLPVTGGNVKLQWKPDFGMRWAALGVDFEMFGKDHQTNQVLYDRICAILGGTPPEHYVYELFLDSEGQKISKSKGNGLTIDEWLTYASTESLGLYMFQKPRVAKRLHFDVIPRQVDDYYAHVAAYQTQDVAARLENPAFHVHYGDVPNPEVPLSFALLLNLVATANAQETKVLWGFISRYIPGASAASHPELDKLAGYAVRYFNDKVKPLKTYRAATEQERAALQDLHDRLAAHEGSIDAEELQNLVYEIGKTHQFEPLRDWFKAIYQVLLGEDQGPRFGSFIALFGVAETRALIAEALAGKLLKTA, translated from the coding sequence TTGTCGCCCGCTCCGTTGCCCGAACTCGATCCGGCGTTCTTTGACGCTGCCCAGACTGCCCGTGCCTGGCCGTTCGAGGAAGCACGCAAACTGGTCAAGCGGCTGGAAAAGAGCGGCAAGGGAGAGGCCTTGTTCGAGACCGGCTACGGCCCCTCTGGCCTGCCCCATATCGGCACCTTCGGGGAGGTGGCGCGCACCACCATGGTGCGAACCGCCTTTCGCCTGCTGACCCGCGACGAGATCCCGACGCGCCTCATCTGCTTTTCCGATGACCTCGACGGCATGCGCAAGATTCCCGATACCGTACCCTCCAAGGAGGCCATGGAGCCGCATCTGCAAAAGCCGCTGACTTCGGTGCCGGACCCCTGGACCAATGAGTTCACCAGCTTTGGCGATCACAACAACGCCATGCTGCGCCGGTTTCTCGATACCTTTGGGTTCGACTACGAGTTCGCCAGCGCCACGGACTACTACAAGTCCGGCAAGTTTGACGCGGTGCTGCTGCGTGCGGCTGAGCGGTACGACGATATCATGAAGGTGATGCTGCCCACGCTGGGCGCCGAGCGGCAGGCGACCTATTCGCCTTTCCTGCCCATCTCTCCGATCAGCGGGCGCGTCCTTTACGTGCCGATGAAGGAGGTCAACGCCAAGGACGGTACAATCACCTTTGCCGACGAGGATGGTGGCGACACTACTCTTCCGGTCACGGGCGGCAATGTGAAGCTGCAGTGGAAGCCCGATTTCGGCATGCGTTGGGCCGCCCTGGGCGTCGATTTCGAGATGTTCGGCAAGGACCACCAGACCAATCAGGTCCTTTACGACAGGATCTGCGCCATCCTGGGCGGCACACCGCCGGAGCACTATGTCTATGAGTTGTTCCTCGATTCCGAGGGGCAGAAGATCTCCAAGTCCAAGGGCAATGGGCTGACCATCGATGAATGGTTGACGTATGCCTCCACCGAAAGCCTGGGTCTTTACATGTTCCAGAAGCCTCGGGTGGCCAAGCGGCTCCACTTCGATGTCATTCCCCGTCAGGTGGATGACTACTATGCGCATGTGGCTGCCTACCAAACGCAAGACGTGGCAGCGCGGCTGGAGAACCCGGCCTTTCATGTGCATTACGGTGATGTGCCGAACCCCGAAGTGCCGCTGAGCTTTGCGCTGTTGCTCAACCTTGTGGCGACGGCAAACGCCCAGGAAACCAAGGTTCTGTGGGGCTTTATCTCGCGCTATATTCCCGGGGCGAGTGCGGCGAGCCACCCGGAGCTGGATAAGCTGGCCGGCTACGCCGTGCGGTACTTTAACGACAAGGTCAAGCCGCTCAAGACGTATCGCGCAGCAACGGAACAGGAGCGGGCGGCCCTGCAAGATCTGCATGATCGGCTGGCTGCGCATGAGGGGTCGATCGACGCCGAAGAGCTGCAGAACCTCGTCTATGAGATTGGAAAGACACACCAATTCGAGCCGCTGCGCGACTGGTTCAAGGCCATCTACCAGGTGCTGTTGGGCGAGGACCAGGGGCCGCGCTTTGGCTCGTTCATTGCCCTGTTCGGGGTGGCTGAAACGCGTGCCTTGATCGCCGAGGCGCTGGCCGGGAAGCTCCTCAAAACCGCCTAG
- a CDS encoding tellurite resistance TerB family protein, with amino-acid sequence MSTAAQDALIHLMIVAATSDSAITDRELARIQALIGRLPVFEGFDIDRLEDVANACADKLNGPEGLDGLLDQVIDTLPKKLQDTAYALAVEVTAVDLFLEQEELRFLEMLRDRLELDRLTTAAIEVAARARHRRMPA; translated from the coding sequence ATGTCCACTGCCGCACAAGATGCACTTATCCATCTGATGATCGTCGCCGCCACCTCCGACAGCGCCATCACCGATCGGGAGCTTGCGCGCATTCAGGCACTTATCGGCAGGTTGCCGGTGTTCGAAGGTTTCGACATCGACCGGCTGGAGGACGTAGCCAACGCCTGTGCCGACAAGCTCAATGGCCCTGAAGGTCTTGATGGTCTGCTCGACCAGGTGATCGACACTCTGCCCAAGAAACTGCAGGACACCGCATATGCGCTCGCTGTCGAGGTGACGGCTGTCGATCTGTTCCTCGAGCAGGAGGAACTGCGGTTTCTTGAGATGCTGCGCGACCGACTGGAGCTTGATCGCCTGACAACAGCCGCGATTGAGGTCGCGGCGCGCGCCCGCCACCGGCGCATGCCGGCTTAA
- a CDS encoding transporter substrate-binding domain-containing protein, with protein MALLLLSLGSAAAFAQVMPYHADPTARELARDNTVPAIRFLTTADFPPFNFRDASGELIGFNVDLAKRICAEVDVACTIQAWPWDQAADALADNQGDALIAGLSLTPENGERFDYSSVYLELPGRFVTRTEDLPDFDVSGVSVDTVGVRAGSAHEAFLARYIPGAEIVGHDSEIEALQALQAGDVDVFFGDAMRASFWLNDNLDCCGFAGEPYFRPKLFGEGLAIALPAGQDNMRHVIDWALVRLTESGALDELYLRWFPVGFY; from the coding sequence ATGGCGCTGTTGCTGCTTTCGCTCGGCAGTGCAGCAGCATTTGCGCAGGTAATGCCTTATCATGCGGATCCAACCGCTCGCGAGCTGGCGCGGGACAACACAGTCCCTGCGATCCGCTTTCTGACCACTGCCGACTTCCCGCCGTTCAACTTCCGCGACGCTAGCGGCGAACTCATCGGCTTCAACGTGGATCTTGCGAAGCGCATCTGCGCGGAAGTGGATGTCGCCTGTACCATCCAAGCCTGGCCCTGGGACCAGGCTGCGGACGCCCTGGCCGACAATCAGGGCGATGCGCTGATCGCCGGTCTATCGCTGACGCCGGAGAATGGCGAACGCTTCGACTACTCCTCCGTCTACCTTGAACTCCCCGGCCGTTTCGTCACCCGCACGGAAGATTTGCCTGACTTCGATGTGTCCGGCGTGAGCGTCGACACAGTGGGCGTGCGTGCGGGGAGTGCGCATGAAGCTTTTCTCGCCCGCTACATCCCAGGTGCCGAGATTGTCGGACATGACAGCGAAATCGAAGCGCTCCAAGCGCTGCAGGCGGGGGATGTGGATGTGTTCTTCGGCGATGCAATGCGCGCCTCGTTCTGGCTGAACGACAATCTCGACTGCTGCGGCTTTGCCGGCGAGCCCTACTTCCGTCCCAAGCTCTTCGGGGAGGGCTTAGCCATTGCCCTGCCGGCAGGGCAAGACAACATGCGGCACGTCATCGACTGGGCGCTGGTGCGGCTGACTGAAAGCGGCGCCCTGGATGAACTCTATCTGCGTTGGTTTCCAGTGGGGTTCTATTAA
- the metZ gene encoding O-succinylhomoserine sulfhydrylase — protein MSKANNPLQDPARRSAATQMVHGGTKRSEFNETSEALFLNSGYAYPSSEHAELLFQGKVPGGHNYSRFANPSYDMFQDRMALLEGAEAARAFATGMAAVTNAIMSQVRAGDHIVASQALFGGCRYVVEDYAPRFGVASTLVDGRDPANFAAAMQPNTKIVFIETPTNPTLELVDIRAVADIAHAHGAKLIVDNVFSTALYQKPLELGADLVTYSATKHIDGQGRVMGGIVLGSKALIEGDIHTFLRHTGPTLSPFNAWVLTKGLETYALRVRQMTDSAEKLAEALASHPKVERVIYPHHPSHPQYELAKRQMLRGSTLMALDVRGGQQAAFTLADSLAVILISNNLGDAKSLITHPRTTTHQRLTEEVRLATGVTPGLLRLSVGLEDPDDLIADLLYGLDQV, from the coding sequence ATGTCCAAGGCGAACAATCCCCTCCAAGATCCCGCCCGTCGTTCGGCCGCAACGCAGATGGTGCATGGCGGCACCAAGCGCTCCGAGTTCAACGAGACCAGCGAAGCGCTATTTCTGAATTCCGGCTACGCTTATCCAAGCTCGGAACATGCCGAATTGCTGTTCCAGGGCAAAGTACCCGGCGGGCACAATTACTCGCGTTTTGCCAATCCCAGCTATGACATGTTCCAGGATCGTATGGCGCTTCTGGAAGGCGCTGAGGCAGCCCGGGCCTTCGCTACGGGAATGGCGGCGGTGACCAATGCGATCATGAGCCAGGTGCGGGCGGGCGACCATATCGTGGCCTCCCAGGCGCTGTTCGGTGGCTGCCGCTATGTGGTGGAGGATTATGCCCCGCGCTTTGGCGTTGCTTCCACGCTCGTCGATGGCCGCGATCCCGCCAACTTCGCTGCAGCGATGCAGCCGAACACCAAGATCGTGTTCATCGAAACCCCCACCAACCCGACGCTGGAGCTCGTGGACATTAGGGCCGTTGCGGATATTGCCCACGCTCATGGTGCAAAGCTCATCGTCGACAATGTCTTCAGCACAGCCCTCTACCAGAAGCCGCTGGAGCTGGGCGCCGATCTGGTCACCTATTCCGCCACCAAGCATATCGATGGACAGGGTAGGGTGATGGGCGGCATCGTGCTTGGTTCGAAGGCGCTCATAGAGGGCGACATTCACACCTTCCTACGCCACACCGGTCCGACCCTATCGCCATTCAATGCCTGGGTACTGACCAAAGGGCTCGAGACCTACGCTCTGCGGGTCAGGCAGATGACTGACAGCGCCGAGAAACTCGCCGAAGCGCTGGCATCACATCCCAAGGTCGAACGGGTGATCTACCCGCATCATCCCAGCCACCCGCAATATGAGCTGGCCAAGCGGCAGATGCTGCGCGGCTCGACCTTGATGGCGCTTGACGTCAGGGGAGGGCAGCAGGCGGCGTTCACGCTGGCAGACTCGCTGGCGGTGATCCTGATTTCCAACAATCTGGGTGATGCCAAGTCGCTGATCACCCACCCACGCACCACCACCCACCAGCGGTTGACGGAGGAAGTCAGGCTGGCAACCGGCGTCACCCCGGGTCTGCTGCGCCTCTCGGTGGGCTTGGAGGATCCCGACGACCTGATCGCCGATTTGTTGTATGGCCTGGACCAGGTCTGA
- a CDS encoding 2'-deoxycytidine 5'-triphosphate deaminase: protein MDEQERWPRGVFSARLIEKLRQTDAIRMPRPFDDDQVQPASLDLRLGDVAYRVRSSFLPGPSHSVAERIDALKLHEIDLTRGAVLERGCVYLVPLQEGLALPPNVSASANPKSSTGRLDVFTRVIGDRARGFDQMPNGYAGPLYLEVSPRTFPVLVRTGSRLSQMRFRSGDTRLSATEHQALHASDTLVFAGNHPVGDGIALSIDLKGDGRSGLVGFRSKRHTAVVDVDKKGALDVLDFWEPIFNRGREELILDPDEFYILVSDEAVHVPPTHAAEMVPFDPLVGEFRVHYAGFFDPGFGHSAAGGTGSRAVLEVRSREVPFLLQHGQTIGRLIYEQLAEPPERLYGSALGSNYQAQSLKLSKHFKPYTP from the coding sequence ATGGACGAGCAAGAGCGCTGGCCAAGAGGAGTTTTCTCTGCCCGGCTGATCGAAAAGCTGCGGCAGACCGATGCCATTCGTATGCCCCGCCCCTTCGACGACGACCAGGTGCAACCGGCAAGCCTGGATCTGCGGTTGGGGGACGTGGCCTACCGCGTCCGGTCGAGCTTTTTGCCTGGTCCCAGTCACTCCGTCGCTGAACGCATTGATGCCTTGAAGCTGCACGAGATCGATCTCACGCGCGGCGCCGTGCTGGAGCGGGGCTGTGTCTACCTCGTGCCGCTGCAGGAAGGCCTCGCACTGCCGCCGAACGTCAGCGCCTCAGCCAACCCCAAGAGTTCCACTGGCCGGCTTGATGTGTTCACGCGGGTGATCGGTGATCGAGCCCGCGGCTTCGACCAGATGCCGAACGGGTATGCGGGCCCCCTTTATCTAGAGGTCAGCCCCCGAACTTTCCCGGTGTTGGTGCGCACTGGCTCACGGCTGAGCCAGATGCGCTTCCGCTCTGGCGATACACGGCTGTCGGCCACAGAGCACCAGGCCCTCCACGCCAGTGATACGCTGGTGTTCGCTGGCAACCACCCGGTAGGAGACGGCATAGCCCTGTCGATCGATCTAAAGGGAGATGGGCGCAGCGGGCTGGTTGGCTTCCGTTCCAAACGTCACACCGCTGTGGTTGATGTGGACAAGAAGGGCGCGCTCGATGTGCTCGACTTCTGGGAGCCCATCTTCAACCGCGGCCGCGAAGAACTCATCCTTGATCCCGATGAGTTCTACATTCTCGTGAGCGATGAGGCCGTGCACGTGCCGCCCACTCATGCTGCCGAAATGGTGCCGTTCGACCCGCTAGTGGGTGAGTTCCGGGTTCATTACGCCGGTTTCTTCGATCCCGGTTTTGGGCATTCAGCCGCGGGGGGCACAGGGAGCCGCGCAGTGCTGGAGGTGCGCAGCCGCGAGGTGCCATTCCTGCTCCAGCACGGCCAGACCATCGGGCGGCTGATCTATGAGCAACTGGCCGAGCCGCCCGAGCGGCTCTATGGCAGTGCGCTGGGGTCCAATTACCAAGCGCAGAGCCTCAAGCTCTCCAAGCACTTCAAGCCCTATACGCCCTAG